The DNA region GCCGGTACCCGGCAAAATGAGGCGAGGCGGCACCGGCAGATTTAATAAGCGGATTGGCAGGAGGAGATCTCCTTGATTAACGGCGCCTGGTTATGGGTTGCAGTGCTGGTGGTCGTCCTTATCGTTCTCGGAATTCAAGTATATTTTTCCCGAATGCGGCGCAGCCTGTTGCGGCTGAGGATCGACCTGGATAAGGCCTGGGCGGGCATCGACTCACTGCTGAAGCAGCGCAATGACGAAATCCCCAAGCTGCTGGGAACATGCCGCGGTTACATGCCGCAGGACCATGAGGCTTTTGAACCCATCACCCGGGCGCGGAGGGATTACCTCAAGGCGCGGACCATGCAGGAGAAATCGCTGGCCGATTTCGCCATGGCAGGCGCGATGGAAACAAT from Terriglobia bacterium includes:
- a CDS encoding LemA family protein is translated as MINGAWLWVAVLVVVLIVLGIQVYFSRMRRSLLRLRIDLDKAWAGIDSLLKQRNDEIPKLLGTCRGYMPQDHEAFEPITRARRDYLKARTMQEKSLADFAMAGAMETIFKVAADYPGLKSNNNFTKIRKQNADLERGIEEQQAFFNELVSAYNHRIRSFAGSIIARRARLELREPIPNPDMGEEA